From the genome of Zalophus californianus isolate mZalCal1 chromosome 6, mZalCal1.pri.v2, whole genome shotgun sequence, one region includes:
- the LOC113910243 gene encoding high mobility group protein B3-like has product MAKGDPKKPKGKMSAYAFFVQTYREEHKKKNPEVPVNFAEFSKKCSERWKTMSGKEKSKFDEMAKADKVSYDREMKDYGPAKGGKKKKDPNAPERPPSGFFLFCSEFRPKIKSTNPGISIGDVAKKLGEMWNNLSDSEKQPYNNKAAKPKEKYEKDVADYKSKGKFDGAKGPAKVPREKVEEEDEDEEEEEEDE; this is encoded by the coding sequence atggctaaaggTGATCCCAAGAAACCAAAGGGCAAGATGTCTGCTTATGCCTTCTTTGTGCAGACATACAGAGAGGAACATAAGAAGAAAAACCCAGAGGTCCCTGTCAATTTTGCAGAATTTTCCAAGAAGTGCTCTGAGAGGTGGAAGACAATGTCTGGGAAAGAGAAGTCTAAATTTGATGAAATGGCAAAGGCAGATAAAGTGAGCTATGATCGGGAAATGAAGGATTATGGACCAGCTAAGGGAGGCAAGAAGAAGAAGGACCCTAATGCCCCCGAAAGGCCACCGTCTGGATTCTTCCTGTTCTGTTCAGAATTCCGTCCCAAGATCAAGTCTACAAACCCTGGTATCTCTATTGGAGATGTGGCCAAGAAGCTGGGTGAAATGTGGAATAACTTAAGTGACAGTGAAAAGCAGCCTTACAACAATAAGGCAGCGAAGCCGAAGGAGAAGTACGAGAAGGATGTCGCTGACTATAAGTCTAAAGGAAAGTTTGATGGCGCAAAGGGTCCCGCCAAAGTTCCCCGGGAAAAGgtggaagaggaagatgaagacgaggaggaggaggaggaggatgaataa